The uncultured Sphaerochaeta sp. genome includes a window with the following:
- a CDS encoding ABC transporter substrate-binding protein gives MKKHLFIALLIAMVAMGSVAFAAGAQETAPAKEVYFLNFKPEIADVYESKIAPAFEAETGIKLKVVTAASGTYAQTLKSEIAKSNPPVIFQTNGPVGLRESKSYTADLRDTEYYKILSDKSMALTDGEKVLAIPYAVEGYGIIYNDAIMRKYFALSGKAVSISSADEINNFATLKAVVEDMTKHKDALGIKGVFASTSLSAGNQWRWQTHLVNVPLHFEMVARDIPAGSSVPELEFTYSENMKNIWDLYLNNSTTAPGLLGSKSVDDSMAEFALGQAAMVQNGNWGASQILGVKGNKVADSDIKFLPIYTGIEGEEKAGLNVGTENYLCINSNVSAEQQEMADQFLSWLFASETGKQFVKNDLMFITPFNSFKDSELPTDPLAKEVIRWMNKPGVNSVPWAFSIIPSEEWKNKFGAALAEYSVGRMNWNEVEKVAVDAWKTEYDLTN, from the coding sequence ATGAAAAAACATCTGTTTATTGCCTTACTAATTGCCATGGTGGCAATGGGGTCGGTTGCATTTGCAGCTGGTGCTCAAGAGACAGCCCCTGCAAAGGAAGTCTATTTCTTGAATTTCAAGCCGGAGATTGCAGACGTCTATGAATCCAAGATTGCTCCTGCTTTTGAAGCAGAGACCGGTATCAAGTTGAAGGTCGTTACCGCTGCAAGTGGTACCTATGCTCAGACACTCAAGAGTGAAATTGCAAAAAGCAATCCTCCGGTAATCTTCCAGACCAATGGACCTGTAGGATTGAGAGAGAGCAAGAGTTATACCGCTGACCTTCGTGACACTGAGTACTACAAAATTCTCAGTGACAAGTCAATGGCTCTTACTGATGGTGAGAAGGTCCTGGCCATCCCGTATGCCGTAGAAGGCTATGGAATTATCTACAACGATGCAATCATGAGAAAATACTTTGCCCTTTCTGGCAAGGCTGTATCCATCTCCAGTGCAGATGAGATCAACAACTTTGCAACCCTCAAGGCAGTCGTTGAGGATATGACCAAGCACAAGGATGCCTTGGGTATCAAGGGTGTTTTCGCTTCCACCAGCCTGTCTGCAGGTAATCAGTGGAGATGGCAGACTCACTTGGTAAACGTTCCTCTCCATTTTGAGATGGTTGCAAGGGATATTCCTGCTGGATCGAGCGTTCCTGAACTTGAATTCACCTACAGTGAAAACATGAAGAATATCTGGGATCTCTATTTGAACAACAGCACCACTGCTCCTGGCCTGCTTGGAAGCAAGAGTGTTGATGATTCAATGGCGGAGTTTGCACTTGGTCAGGCTGCCATGGTACAGAACGGCAACTGGGGTGCCAGTCAGATCCTTGGAGTCAAGGGCAACAAGGTTGCAGATTCCGATATTAAGTTCCTGCCCATCTACACCGGTATTGAAGGTGAAGAGAAAGCAGGGTTGAACGTTGGAACAGAAAACTATCTCTGCATCAACAGTAATGTAAGTGCAGAACAGCAGGAAATGGCAGATCAGTTCCTTTCATGGTTGTTTGCCAGCGAAACGGGCAAGCAGTTCGTTAAGAACGACCTGATGTTCATCACACCGTTCAATTCCTTCAAGGATAGCGAGCTTCCTACCGATCCATTGGCCAAGGAAGTCATCCGCTGGATGAACAAGCCTGGTGTCAACTCTGTTCCCTGGGCATTCTCCATCATTCCTAGTGAAGAGTGGAAGAACAAGTTCGGAGCAGCTCTTGCTGAGTACAGCGTTGGCAGGATGAATTGGAACGAGGTTGAGAAGGTTGCTGTCGATGCTTGGAAGACCGAGTACGATTTGACCAACTAA